The Acidimicrobiales bacterium DNA segment GCCAGGACTCGGGCCACACCGCGCACAGCACCAGACCGGCTCCATCGGCGGTTTCGTGGACGAGCAGGTCGAGCACCAGATCGACCAGTGACGCGGCCGCCGCGGCCGAGCACCCGTCGCCTCCGCAGCCGGTGCCCAGCCGCGGATGCAGTCGCTGCGACCACGAGCGCGTCGGGCCACCGGTGCGCACGAACCAGTCGATGCGATCGAGCGCCGACACCTCGCCACGACGCAGCTCGGCGCGGCCCACGAGTGCGGTCAGTTCGGGCGAGAGGCCGGTCGCACCGGTCAACCGGGCGACACCTCCGTCGTGGATCGCACGGTCGCGCACCCAGTCCAGCACCGAACCGACCAGCGGGTGCGACGCATCGAGCACCCCGAGCGGCGCGACGAGCGCGAGGACGTCCACCAGCTCGGCATCCACCCGCGCGGTGGTGTCGACCACCGCGTCGAGCTCGGCCCGAGCCGTCGAGGCCAGCGCGTCGAGCGCCTCGGCCGCGTCGGGCTGGCTGGCACGCACCGCCGAGCCGGCGTCGACGATCCCCCGTAGGCGCCAGCCCAGATCGACCAGCGGCGCGGGCGCACTCCGGCCCCGGCGCAAGAGTCCACCACGCCGCGCGTGGTGGTGGCCGCCCGCCGCGAGCGGTCCGGCCATCTCGGCCATGAGGACATCGTCGCGCCCGATCCGCCAGTGTCGCCCGGCGGCGGACAGGGCCGCGCTGGTGGCATCGGAGGAGGGATCGGCACCACCGAGGCGTCCGCCGCCCCGCTGGCCGTGCGGCAAGGTGGCCACGACGCGCCGCGTCTGGTCGTGGAGTCCGAGTCGATCGAGCGCGCCGACGAGCGCCGCCGTCTCGGTGGTGGGTTCGCTGCCGGTCAGGGCTCGTCCTGCCGCCGAGAGTGACAGCTGTGCCGTCGCCGCCGACAGTGACGCGCTCCACTCGGGGTCCGGCACCTCGACGCGGGTGTGCTGGCCCAGATGCGTTGCCCACCCGCGAGCCACGGCATCGGGTGGCGGCACCGCTTCGGGTCGCTGGTCGTGGTCACCGGGAGCGAGGGGGATGAGCACCCGCAGGGTGGCGGTGTGGGCGAGCGGATAGATCAGCGCGGCGGTGGCGAACCCAGCCGTGCACTCGACCGTGCCGTGGCTCGCGCCGACGGCCTCCCCGGCAAGGACGGTGTCGGCGGCATCGCCGTCGGCGAGCGACGACCATGCCGTGCGAGCCGCAGGCTTCGGGAGCCACAGGACCTTCCGGCCGTCGATGTCCAGCCCGGCGTCGGTGACCTCGATGCGATCGATCCGGCCCGCGCCGTCGGGTCCGTAGGGCCGGACGGCGAGGGCGAGGGCCACCGGCAGACGGCTCGCGTTCTCGAGCTCGACCGCCAGCGCATCGCCGGCGCTGGAGTCGCGGAACGCCCAGACCCGCTGGATGAGATCGCCACCGGGGATGCGCATGGCCGTCTCGACCACGGGCGCATCACCGATCAACCCCTGTCGCACCGCGGGCTCACGTGACGGTAGGTGCCAGCGGTCGTCGGCGCCCACCCACCAGTCGAGCGACCAGCCCTGCTCGCCCGGGGTGACCAGGCCCCGGGGATCGACCGTGGCGATGACGGTCCCGTCGAGCACACCGACCGGTGCACGGTCTCGACAGGTGGTGTTCACCACGCCCCCTGCCGCTGGGGCCGGCTCGAAGGCGGGGCTGGCCGGGTCGGCCTGGCGCTCCAACCAGTGGGGCAGCACCCAGCTGCCCCACCGCTCGGCGAGCACCCTGGTGCGGGCGGGATCGGGTGGTGCGGTTCGCGACATCGGACCGGCGATGCTACCTGCCGGGACGAGGAGTCCCGGCCGAGCCAAAGCCGGTCAGCGATAGAGCTCGGGGCGCTGGTCGCGAGACAGGAGGTGACGGTACGCGTCGACCGCGGTGCACCGGCCCGCGCACACGGCGGCGACCTGGCGCGCGATCGGCATCTCCACCTGGTGCTCCTCGGCCAGCTCGACCGCCACCGGCGCCGCCTTGACCCCTTCGGCCACCATGTCCATGTCAGCGATGACGTCATCGATCTTGCGCCCTGCGCCGAGCTGCTCGCCGACGTAGCGGTTGCGGGACTGGGGACTGATGCAGGTGGCGATCAGGTCACCCATGCCGGCCAGACCCGCGAAGGTCATGGGATCACCACCCATGGCCAGCCCCAGTCGGGTCAGCTCGGCCAGGCCCCGGGTGATCACCGCGGCCCTCGTGTTGTCACCCGCGCCGAGCCCATCGGCCATCCCCGAGGCGATGGCGATGACGTTCTTGAGGGCGCCGCCGATCTCGGAGCCGATGACATCGGGGTTTGTGTAGACGCGAAACCGCTCGCCCGCGAAGAGCTGTTGGAGCTCGGCCGCCACCGTGAGATCCGACATGGCGATCACCGACGCCGCGGCGTGACCGGCCAGGATCTCCTTGGCCAGGTTCGGACCCGTGAGCACACCGACCGGGTGTCCGGGCAACACCTCTCCCACCACCTGGGTCATCCGTAGTCGGCTGCGCTGTTCCAGTCCCTTGGTGAGGCTCAACACCGGCACCCAGGGACGGAGGTGCTCGGCCACCGCCTCGATGGTGTCGCGAAAGCCGTGGGAGGGCACTCCCATCACCAGCACGTCCGCGCCGCTGATCGCCTCCGACATCGAGGAGGTCGCCCGGAGCTCGGGGTGCAGATCGAACCCGGGCAGGTAGCGGCGGTTGGTGTGCTCCTGGTTGATCTCGTCGGCCACCGCGGCGGTCCGCGCCCACAGCACCGTGGCCGCGTTGGACGCCGCGAGGTGCGCAACGGTGGTCCCCCAAGAGCCTGCGCCGACGACGGCGACACGGATCCCCATGCCACGACTGTACGCTCGGCTGCCATGTCCGCGCGGTGTGGAGTGCTCGTACCGGTGAAGGCCTTCGCCGAAGCCAAGGTCCGGCTCGCCCCCGCACTCGACCCCCAGAGCAGGGCCACTCTCGCCAGAGAGATGGCGGGGGTGGTGTTGGCCGCGGCGGCGCCGCTGCCGGTCGCAGTGGTGTGTGACGACCCTGGTGTCGCCGACTGGGCCCGGATCCACGGTGCCGAGGTGTTCTGGCGGCCCGAGCGTGGGCTCAACGCGGCGGTTGCCGACGGGGTGGAGCGTTTCGCCCAACGTGGATACGACCGGGTGATCGTCGCCCACGGCGACCTCCCCCTCGCCGAGCACCTGGGATGGGTGGCCGAGTTCGACGGCATCACCATCGTCCCCGACCGCCGCGACGACGGCACCAACGTCATCTGCGTCCCCGCGACCGCGGGCTTCGAGTTCCAGTACGGCGCCGGTTCGTTCCGCCGTCATCTCGTCGAGGCCGAACAGCTCGCCATCGCGGTTCGAGTGGTCCGCGAACGACGGCTCGGATGGGACATCGACCATCCCGCAGACCTCGACCTGCCAGCCGACCTCATCGCCCCGAAGGCCACCCCGTGACCACCGACGACACCGGCACACCGCGACGCGCCCTGGCCATCGGCGCCCACCCCGACGACGTCGAGTTCCAGTGCGGCGCGACACTCGCCAAGTGGGCCGCGGCCGGATGCGAGGTCTCGCATCTGATCTGCACCGACGGCTCGAAGGGCTCGTGGGATCCCGACGACGATCTCGACGCGCTCGTCGCGCTCCGCCAGCGCGAGCAGCGGGCGGCCGCGGCGAGCCTCGGTGGTACCGGCGAGGTGGTGTTCCTCGGCCGGGTCGACGGCGAGCTCGACAACACCCGGCCGTTGCAGGCCGAGGTCGCCGCGTGGATCCGCCGGCTGCAGCCCGACGTGGTGCTCGGCCACGACCCCTGGAAGCGCTACCGCCTCCACCCCGACCACCGCGCCGCCGGGTTCCTCACCATCGACGCGGTGGTCGCTGCACGCGACCCCCACTTCTTCGCCGACCAGGGCCTCGGCCACCACCGGCCCGACGCGCTGCTGCTGTTCGAGGCCGACCAACCCGACCACCACGAGGATGTCACCGGCTTCGCCGGAGCGAAGCTCGCGGCCCTGGAGTGCCACCAGAGCCAGTTCCGCACGACGATGTACATCGAGCCCGACGACGACGGCACCCAACGCCAGGCCTTCCGCGACCGGATCACCGACGAGCTGGCGACCGTCGGCAAGTCGATCGGCGTCGCCCACGCCGAGCGGTTCAAGCGGATCGCCCCGCTGTGAGGGTGCACCGGTGAGCGACACGCCCGCGCTGCCCGACGGCACCTACGACGCCTTCGTCGTCGATGCCGACGACGATGCCGACAGCGCCGACCGGATGCACCTGTCGGTCACGATCCTGGCCGGTGAGCACAAGGGTGAGGTCGTCGAGCTCACGGCCAGGGGTCTGGCGGGGACCAGCATCGACCTCATCGGCATGCCGGCCACCCTCACCGTCACCGGTGGCTCACCGTCGCTGCGGGTCGACGAGCCCTGATCCCTCCAGTGCCAGAGATGTGACCTCCGGCCCCTTGCCGAGCCGGGCATCACCTGTGAACCTACGGTTCATGAAACGACTCAGCGGGCTGGACGCGACGTTTCTCTACCTCGAGACGCCCACCTGTCACATGCACGTGTGCGGACTCGCGGTGTACGACCCTTCGGAGGCGCCCGGAGGATGGTCGTTCGAGAAGGTGAAGGAGGTGTACAAGTCTCGACTCCACCTCGCTCCACCGTTCCGGCAACGGATCGTCGAGGTGCCCCTCGGCCTGCACCATCCGCTGTGGATCGAGGACCCCGACTTCGACATCGATCAGCACATGCACCAGGTGGCCGCCCCCGCGCCGGGCGGGCCTCGCGAACTCGCCGAGCTGGCGGCGCACCTCGTCACCATCCAGCTCGACCGGTCGCGGCCACTGTGGGAGATGTGGATCATCGACGGACTCGAGCACGGACACGTCGCCGTGCTGTCGAAGCTGCACCACGCCACCATCGACGGCGAGTCGGGTACCGAGCTCACCGTCGCGACCCTTGACCTCACTCCGGAGATCGCGATCCACGACCCCGAGACCGAGTGGGTCCCCGACCACATCCCCAACGAGGTCGAGCTGCTGGGGTACGCCACCAACTCACTGGTGCGTCAACCGGCGAGGGTCGCCAAGTCGCTCCAGCGATCGCTCAACGCGGGGCTCGACGTCCGTCGACGCAACCGGCGACCCGAGGCCCACCCTCCGCCCGCCCCCTTCGCGGCGCCTCGCACCTCGTTCAACCGAGCCCTCACCCGAAACCGCAGCTTCGCTCCGGTGACCTTGTCGCTCAGCGAGGCCAAGCAGGTCAAGCGCGCGTTCGGCACCACGCTCAACGACGTCATCCTCGTGTTGTGTTCGGGGGCCCTGCGCCACTACCTGCTCGAGCAGGACGAGGAACCCGACGCGCCGCTGGTCGCCATGGTGCCCATCTCGGTCCGCACTCCTGAACAGAACGGCGAGATGGGAAACCAGGTCACCTCGGCCCTCGCCTCGCTCGCGACCGACCTCGACGATCCCGCCGAGCGCCTGCGAGCCATCGCGGCGGGCACCCGCGAGGTCAAGTCCCAACAGGAGGTCATTGGGGCGACCACCCTGCAGGACTGGGCCGAGTTCGCCGCCCCGGCGGTGTTCGCTCGGGCCGCCCGTCTGTACTCCCGCACCAGGATGGCCGACCGTCACCGTCCCATCTTCAACCTGACCATCTCCAACGTGCCGGGACCCCCGTTCCCGCTCTATCTGGCGGGTGCCCGGATGGTGCACAACTATCCCCATGGGTCCCATCTACGACGGCGGTGGGCTCAACATCACCGTCATGAGCTACCTCGACAACCTCGACTTCGGGGTGGTCGCCTGTCCCGAGCTGGTCGACGACGTGTGGATCATCGCCGACGGGCTCCGGACCAGCCTCGATGAACTGCTCGCGCTGGTGCCCGAACCCGAGCCCGAGCCCGACACCATCAACCTCGACACCCAACCAGAGCACAGCCAGAGCTGACCTGTCGGCGCCATCCGCGTCCTGGCACCTCGGATGCGCTTTGATGGTGGAACGCCGGTTTCACCTCTGGAGTGTGCTGTGACTGATCTCCTCCCTCGCTCGTCGGACTCGGACGCGGAGGAGGTGACCAACCCGGTACGGACCTGCGTGGTGCTCGACACCTCGGCGCTCATCGCCGATCCCGAGTGCCTCTTCTCGTTCCCCGACGCCGACGCGGTGATCCCGCTGGTGGTCATCGAGGAGCTCGACCAGCACAAGACCCGCCTCGATGACGTCGGCCGCGCCGCCAGAGCCGTGATCCGCACCATCGAGGACCTGCGGGTCGGAAACGCCGGCGACATACGCCACCCGGTGACCGTCCCTGGTGGGGGCACGATCCGGATCGAGACCAACGGGTTGCACCTCGACCGCATCTCCGATCAGGGCCTCGACGCCGCCAAGGCCGACAACCGCATCCTGGCCGCGGCGCTCGGACAGGCCGAGCACCACCCGGTGCGGGTGATCTCCAACGATGCCGCCCTGCGGATCAAGGCCGCACAGCTCGGCCTCGACGCCAGCGAGCATCAACGGCTGAGGGGCCGGCCCGAGCGGGACCGCCCCCACGGCTGGACCACCCTCGAAGTCAGCCCCGAGACCATCAACCAGGTGTTCGCTGCGCCCGACGGCGTCGCCACGACCGACCTCGCGATGGGGGGACAGCTCGCGGTCGACCTGTTGCCCAACCAGTTCGGTGTCCTGCGTTCGGGCAGCCAGTCCGCGTTGGTGCGTCGCCGCGAGGACCAGATCGTCGCCTTGTCCCGTCCGGTCGAGGCCTGGGGGCTTCGCCCCCGCTCCAAGGAGCAGCAGTTCGCCCTCGACCTGCTCCTCGACCCTGCCGTTCGCATCGTCGCCCTCGACGGCATGGCGGGCACGGGAAAGACGCTGCTCGCGCTGGCCGCCGGCCTCGAACAGGTGATGGAGCGGTCGCGCTATGACAAGGTGGCGGTCTACCGCCCGGTGGTGCCGGTGGGCCGCGCCGAGCTCGGCTTCCTGCCCGGGGGCCTGGAGGAGAAGCTCGACCCGTGGATGACCGCCGTCACCGACGCGCTGGTCGCGCTCACCGAACGCCGCAGCCACGCCGATGCCCGCAACCTGCTCGAGGAGATGACCGACCGCGACAAGCTCTCGCTCGAGGCGGTGACCTATCTGCGCGGCCGGTCGCTGCAGGGCACCTACGTGGTCGTCGACGAAGCCCAGAACCTCGAACCCCCGACGCTCAAGACCATCCTCACCCGGGTCAGCGAGGGCACCAAGGTGGTGTTCACCGGCGACACCAGCCAGATCGACGCCCCGTATCTCTCCGAGCACAACAACGCGGTAGCGGTGCTGATCGACGCGTTCGGGGGCGAAGAGGTGTTCGGCCATGTCCGCCTCACCCACTGCGAGCGCAGTGAGGTGGCCAACCTGGCGGCTCTGCGGCTGTGACATCGGCCACGACCATCACCCACCTGGCCACATGGGGTCCCTAGCGTCGTGGGTGAGATGACGCGACGTACGCCGATCTACGGGCTGGACATCGAGACCGACACCACGGTCGATGGTCTCGACCCGGCGGTGGCCCGCATCCTCACCGTCGCCGTGTCCTCCGACGAGGTCGACGAGTTGTTCACCGGTGCCGAACCGGACCTGCTCGCCGAGCTCGATGCCAGGCTCGCCAGCCTCACTCCGGGGGTGATCGCCACCTGGAACGGGGCTGCGTTCGACCTCCCCTTCATCGCCGACCGTGCGGCGATGCACGACACGCCGCTGGGGTTGCGCCTCGAGCACGATCCCTCGATCATCGTCCGGGGCCGCAACCTTCCCGGGCACAGGGGCGCCTACCGGGCCGCCTGGCACCACCACTCCCATCTCGACGCGTTCCGCGTCTATCGCGGCGATGTCGGCCCTGCGCTGCGGATCTCGTGCGGGCTCAAGTCGATCGCCCGCTTCGTCGGCCTGCCCGTGGTCGAGGTGGACCGCGAACAGATCCACGGCCTGAGCCAGGAGGCGTTGCACGCCTACGCGTCCAGCGATGCCCGACTGGCCCGGGTCCTCACCGAGCGACGATGGGCCTCGGCGCGTCGCGCCGTCGACCGCCATCCACTCAGCCCGACACCTGCGGTCGATCACACCCGTCGCCTCGAGGCCATGCAGGCCGCGACCGGCGGTGAGGCCTCATCGGCGTTGCCCCGCGTCGAGGTCGGCGGAGAGCGCGGGGCCCGACAGGACGAACCACCGCGGACAGGACCCATCGCCGACGCCGGCTGAGCCGGCCCAGCGACGGCGACCGACGCCGTGGCACCGCAACGGGGCGGCGCCACGGCGTCGGTCAGGGTGCCACGTTGGAGAACACCACGGTGCCGCTGGCGGCGAACATGCCCCCCGCCCCGTGGGCGATCGAGATCTCGGCGCCCTCGACCTGGGCCGGAGCGATCCCCCGCAGCTGGCGGACCGATTCCTGGAGCGCGTACATGCCGTACATGCCCGAGTGCATGTAGGACAGGCCGCCTCCGTTGGTGTTGAGCGGCAGGGAACCGCCGATGGCGGTGTTGCGCTCGGCGATGAAGGCGGGGGCCTCGCCCCGGCCGACGAAGCCCAGGTCCTCGAGCCCGTAGATGGGCAGGTGGGCGAAGGCGTCATAGATCATTAGATGGTCGACGTCGGCGTGGGTGATGCCGGCCTCCTCGAACGCGCTCGAGCCGGCCACCCGGAACGCTCGCGAGGTGGTGAAGTCCTCCATCTGCGAGACCATCTGGGTCTCGACGCTCTCACCGGTACCCAGGACATAGACCGGCTTCTGGGGGAAGTCCTTGGCCCGATCGGCCGAGGTGAGGATCAGCGCGCCACCGCCGTCGGTCACCAGACAGCACAACAACTTGGTGAAGGGCCAGGCGATCATGCGGGAACCGAGCACGTCCTCGACGGTGACGGGTTCGCGCTGGGACGCCCGGGGGTTGAGTGCCGCCCACTCGCGCTGGATGACCGCCACGTTGGCCAGGTCGATCTCGCTGGCCCCGTAGGTCTTGGCATAGCGGAGCCAGGGGATGGTGAACAGCGTCGGGGGTCCCATCGGCCCGTAGGGCATCTCGAACTGGCCGTTGAGGCTGGCACGCGCCATCGACCCACCGCCCACCCCCACCCGCGACCGGCCGCTCTCGCCGTGGGTGATGAGGATCGTGGAGGCCAGCCCTTCGTCGATGGCGGCGGCCGCGTGGCGGACGTGGACCATGAACGAGCATCCGCCCACCGCGGTGCCGTCGACCCACGTGGGCACGATCCCGAGGTACTGGGCCAGCGCGGCCGGCGACTCGCCGGCGGTGGCGATTCCGTCGATGTCGACGGCGGTCAACCCGGCGTCGGCCATGGCGTTGAGGGCGCCATCGGCATGAAGGCCGATCTGGGACAGCCCGGGGATCCTGCCCATCTCTGTGGTCTCGGCGGCGCCGACGACCGCGACGGTCTTGGGAGTCATGGCGACACCTCGACGGGACGAAACAACGGGAGGGAGATCTCGTCGCTGACGGATTCGAACGTGACCTCGAGCTCCATGTCGAGATCGAGGGCGTCTGGGGTCTGGTCGCATCCGACGATGTTGGTCATCATGCGAGGCCCCTCGGCGAGCTCGACCACGGCGATGGAGTAGGGAGCGGTGAACCCCGGAGCGTCGCGCTGGTGGATCACGTAGCTGTAGAGCGTGGCTCGGCCGCTGGCGGCGAACACCTCGACCGACCGACTCGAGCACGTGGGGCAGAACGGCCGCGGCGGGAAGTAGGCGTGCTCGCAGTCGGAGCAGCGCTGCAGGCGGAGCTCGCCGGCTCGGGTTCCGTCCCAGAAGTGCTGGGTCTCGGGGGTCGGTTGCGGCAGTGGACGATCGGGGGGCACAACTGATCCTTCGGAGCGGAAACTGGGGGTCAGGAGCTCGGGAACCGTATGGCGTACACCAGCGAGCCGGTGACCGCCAACTCGGCGTCATCGGCTCGCACCTCGGCTCGGCAGAACACCGTCGACCGCCCCCGCCGCTCGAC contains these protein-coding regions:
- a CDS encoding NAD(P)H-dependent glycerol-3-phosphate dehydrogenase codes for the protein MGIRVAVVGAGSWGTTVAHLAASNAATVLWARTAAVADEINQEHTNRRYLPGFDLHPELRATSSMSEAISGADVLVMGVPSHGFRDTIEAVAEHLRPWVPVLSLTKGLEQRSRLRMTQVVGEVLPGHPVGVLTGPNLAKEILAGHAAASVIAMSDLTVAAELQQLFAGERFRVYTNPDVIGSEIGGALKNVIAIASGMADGLGAGDNTRAAVITRGLAELTRLGLAMGGDPMTFAGLAGMGDLIATCISPQSRNRYVGEQLGAGRKIDDVIADMDMVAEGVKAAPVAVELAEEHQVEMPIARQVAAVCAGRCTAVDAYRHLLSRDQRPELYR
- the cofC gene encoding 2-phospho-L-lactate guanylyltransferase, producing MSARCGVLVPVKAFAEAKVRLAPALDPQSRATLAREMAGVVLAAAAPLPVAVVCDDPGVADWARIHGAEVFWRPERGLNAAVADGVERFAQRGYDRVIVAHGDLPLAEHLGWVAEFDGITIVPDRRDDGTNVICVPATAGFEFQYGAGSFRRHLVEAEQLAIAVRVVRERRLGWDIDHPADLDLPADLIAPKATP
- a CDS encoding PIG-L deacetylase family protein produces the protein MTTDDTGTPRRALAIGAHPDDVEFQCGATLAKWAAAGCEVSHLICTDGSKGSWDPDDDLDALVALRQREQRAAAASLGGTGEVVFLGRVDGELDNTRPLQAEVAAWIRRLQPDVVLGHDPWKRYRLHPDHRAAGFLTIDAVVAARDPHFFADQGLGHHRPDALLLFEADQPDHHEDVTGFAGAKLAALECHQSQFRTTMYIEPDDDGTQRQAFRDRITDELATVGKSIGVAHAERFKRIAPL
- a CDS encoding WS/DGAT domain-containing protein encodes the protein MSYLDNLDFGVVACPELVDDVWIIADGLRTSLDELLALVPEPEPEPDTINLDTQPEHSQS
- a CDS encoding PhoH family protein, translated to MTNPVRTCVVLDTSALIADPECLFSFPDADAVIPLVVIEELDQHKTRLDDVGRAARAVIRTIEDLRVGNAGDIRHPVTVPGGGTIRIETNGLHLDRISDQGLDAAKADNRILAAALGQAEHHPVRVISNDAALRIKAAQLGLDASEHQRLRGRPERDRPHGWTTLEVSPETINQVFAAPDGVATTDLAMGGQLAVDLLPNQFGVLRSGSQSALVRRREDQIVALSRPVEAWGLRPRSKEQQFALDLLLDPAVRIVALDGMAGTGKTLLALAAGLEQVMERSRYDKVAVYRPVVPVGRAELGFLPGGLEEKLDPWMTAVTDALVALTERRSHADARNLLEEMTDRDKLSLEAVTYLRGRSLQGTYVVVDEAQNLEPPTLKTILTRVSEGTKVVFTGDTSQIDAPYLSEHNNAVAVLIDAFGGEEVFGHVRLTHCERSEVANLAALRL
- a CDS encoding 3'-5' exonuclease — translated: MTRRTPIYGLDIETDTTVDGLDPAVARILTVAVSSDEVDELFTGAEPDLLAELDARLASLTPGVIATWNGAAFDLPFIADRAAMHDTPLGLRLEHDPSIIVRGRNLPGHRGAYRAAWHHHSHLDAFRVYRGDVGPALRISCGLKSIARFVGLPVVEVDREQIHGLSQEALHAYASSDARLARVLTERRWASARRAVDRHPLSPTPAVDHTRRLEAMQAATGGEASSALPRVEVGGERGARQDEPPRTGPIADAG
- a CDS encoding Zn-ribbon domain-containing OB-fold protein produces the protein MPPDRPLPQPTPETQHFWDGTRAGELRLQRCSDCEHAYFPPRPFCPTCSSRSVEVFAASGRATLYSYVIHQRDAPGFTAPYSIAVVELAEGPRMMTNIVGCDQTPDALDLDMELEVTFESVSDEISLPLFRPVEVSP